In a single window of the Silurus meridionalis isolate SWU-2019-XX chromosome 8, ASM1480568v1, whole genome shotgun sequence genome:
- the LOC124390253 gene encoding potassium channel subfamily K member 16-like, which produces MAQVQVTGARFSWTPLLALSQFTYLLLGATIFQLLEKEAESKNRIHFQMEKLFFLANYSCLDGPALEKFVQVILDARESGVNPSGNSTSASNWDFGSSFFFAGTVVTTIGYGNLSPTTYPGQVFCVFYALCGIPLNLAFLNQLSKCLGAHLGRLEHKMMSMVPHKAAVLDFQNDLTIQSQHDKKKQCVEVLAVALFLLMGSVLFLIFPPVIFSYVEDWSYGEGFYYAFITLSTIGFGDYVVGNGRDKQNVSVYRCLAAVWIIFALAWLALLLNIGARIMEHFLSIKQPSMTVRDEQRSSVRKQVESLSTPENQPEEKKEKAFFKIRVV; this is translated from the exons ATGGCTCAAGTCCAGGTCACCGGTGCGAGGTTTAGCTGGACCCCTCTGCTGGCTCTGTCTCAATTCACCTATTTACTGTTGGGAGCCACCATTTTCCAACTGCTTGAGAAAGAAGCTGAAAGTAAGAATCGCATCCATTTTCAGATGGAGAAACTATTTTTTCTGGCTAATTACAGCTGCCTGGATGGGCCAGCCTTGGAGAAGTTTGTACAG gtGATTTTAGATGCAAGAGAAAGTGGAGTGAACCCTTCAGGAAACTCTACTAGTGCAAGTAACTGGGATTTTGGCAGTTCTTTCTTCTTTGCAGGGACCGTTGTCACCACTATAG GCTATGGAAATCTCTCCCCCACCACATACCCCGGGCaggttttctgtgtgttttatgCCTTATGTGGGATCCCCCTTAACCTAGCCTTCCTCAATCAGCTCAGCAAGTGTCTCGGTGCTCATCTAGGACGCCTGGAGCACAAGATGATGTCAATGGTGCCTCATAAG GCAGCAGTGTTGGACTTTCAAAATGACCTCACCATTCAATCacaacatgataaaaaaaag CAGTGTGTGGAGGTGCTGGCGGTGGCCTTATTCCTGCTCATGGGCAGTGTGCTCTTCCTGATCTTCCCACCGGTGATCTTCAGCTACGTGGAGGACTGGTCATACGGAGAGGGTTTCTACTATGCCTTCATAACTCTCAGCACCATTGGCTTTGGAGACTATGTGGTGG gaaATGGCCGGGACAAGCAAAACGTCTCTGTGTACCGCTGCCTAGCAGCAGTATGGATAATCTTTGCCCTTGCATGGCTCGCCTTGCTCCTCAACATAGGTGCCAGGATCATGGAGCATTTTCTTAGCATCAAACAACCCTCCATGACTGTAAGAGATGAGCAAAGGTCTTCAGTAAGAAAGCAGGTGGAAAGTCTGAGTACACCAGAGAACCAACCcgaagagaagaaggaaaaagcaTTCTTTAAAATCAGAGTGGTTTAA